Genomic DNA from uncultured Methanospirillum sp.:
GCGCTTGGGTGCTGAAGAACGACGATCTGTGCAGAGAATTCTTCTGCAACTGATGGTGGAACATCAGCGGCACCGCATACATCACCACGGCGGACATCATCCTTACCGATACCACGAACGTTGAAACCGATGTTGTCACCGGGCAGTGCCTGTGGCTGCTCTTCATGGTGCATCTCAATGGATTTGCATTCTCCACCCTTGTTTGCTGGCATGAAGACGACGTTCATACCCTTCTTAAGGATACCGGTCTCAACACGGCCGACTGGAACAGTCCCAATACCGGAGATTGAGTATGCATCCTGAATTGGAATACGAAGTGGCTTGTCGGTTGGTTTCTCCGGGACTTCAAGTTCATCAAGAAGTGAGAAGAGTGTCTTCCCCTTGTACCAGGGCATCTTGTCGCTGATCTTGGTGATGTTGTCGCCTTCGAATGCACTGATTGGGATGAACTTGACGCTGTCAGGGTTGGTTCCGACCATCTTGAGGAGGTTACCAACATCAATCTTGACCTGGTTGAACCGTGCCTCATCGTAGTTGGATGCATCCATCTTGTTGACACCGATGATGAGCTGTTTGATACCAAGGGTCTTTGCAAGGAAAACGTGCTCCTTGGTCTGCTCCATAACACCATCAGGTGCTGCAACGATGATGATTGCTGCATCAGCCTGTGATGCACCGGTGATCATGTTCTTGACGAAGTCACGGTGTCCCGGACAGTCCACGACGGTGAAGTAGTACTTGTCGGTGTCGAACCTCTTGTGAGCGATATCGATGGTGATACCACGCTCACGCTCTTCTTTGAGGTTGTCCATAACCCATGCAAATGCAAAGGATCCTTTTCCCTTTGACTCTGCTTCTTTCTTGTACTGCTCGATGATATGCGCAGGAACTGCTCCTGCTTCGTACATAAGACGTCCAACGGTAGTAGACTTGCCGTGGTCAATGTGGCCGATGACCGCGAGGTTAATGTGTGGCTTCTCAGCTGCCATAGTATAGTATCCTCCAATACCTCCGCAAATATCAGATCTGCCTAACACAGTCCATTTATGCGAGTATTACATATTTGATAGAAGTTCTTTTTAATAGTTTTCATGCCCATCCATTCCTTTTCTAGGACACCGATTAGGATTCGGAGCCCGGTGGACGAACTGATAAATACTGATCCTGAGGATAGATATCCAATATCATGAAATCTCTCCCAATACTCCGAGAATTATCCTGCGATAAGGTTCAGGTTGAATGCGCTTCAGGAAAACTCGCTGTGCATACCAGATGTGGATTGTGCATACATTGTAAAGGGGTCAAAGTGGGAGCGCGGATTATGCCCTCTCCATATGATATAATTGCAGGACAGATCCGAACCGGCGTTATGCCACCTGAGGCGCTGATGGAAGCAGCGATGCAGTTCAACACCCTCGTCAGGGATGGAACTGAGATCACCTGTGATGATGATGCCAATACAGGTTACACCCCCCGTTTCAGATCCAAATAAAATCAAAGCAAAATATCCATCAGGGACGGTGCGGATACAGCCGAGGTACAGGCGAGAACAGCCAGCACCCCTGCACGGGTGATCTCTCCGCCTGCACCAGTAACATCCCCGTTTACTCCTCCGAAAAGCCGGGTTGAAAGAGTGATGAGTATAGCAGGCACTACAATCATTACTGCACCCATAAACCCGATTGATACAATCGAAACCGGGAGAAGGAGAAGCGGGAGAAGAAGAAGAGTTGACGGGATGGCAAACCATGGAGAAGTGTACTTGTGCAGCATCGCATGAAGTCCCTTATGAAACGGCCTGCCAAAGATCGTCATGATCGCCATAGTATATTTTCCCGCAACTTCTGCAAGGATAATTGCGATGAATGCCAGATGCAGTGAAGCAAGGGAACTCCAGGAGATCAGGGTTACCATAAGCCCAAGTGCTATCCCACCGGTCCCTATCGTCCGGTCGGTAAGGGCCCGTACCCTGATCTCGCGGCTACCATGTGCCATCAGCCCGTCTCCGAGATCCAGAAGACCGTCCAGATGGTTGCAACCCGTGACAAAGAGCACAATGGTAAGTCCTATTCCTGCTGCTACAAGCGGGGGAGCGGGAAGAAGAAAAAGAACCACACCTGCAACCCCCCCGGTGACATACCCAGCAAGCGGATAGAGCCAGACATTCCGGGAGAATGCCTCAAACGGTGCCATTCTTCCAAGAGGAAGGATTGTAGTAAACTGGAGAAGGGCAATGACCGGGTTCAGGGGATTCATAACTAAGTACCTATCACTTCTGACAGGAATAGAAATACCTTCCTGCAACAGTTGATCCAACCGTGCTATCTTGTAGGAGGCAGATTCATGCATCAATGATGCCAACCGGTGAGCATGACTCTCCTCTCCAGATCTCACACCCACATTCCGAAATCGCCCCTATTCTGTGGCGTTCTTGCAAATACTCTTCTTTCGACAGTACCCGGTCTTTCAGGTGCCGGTCCGAATCCGCAGGGATCCCTCATGGTTCCAAACCTGGATGCTGAACTCATCATACAGGGCAAGATCACCAGCTGCGATGCAACGCCCAACACAGGGACGGGATGCCCGACCCCTGCTTCCATCACCAGGTCCATGGCAGAACTGGCAGGGTTTCCTGTCCTTTTCATTAATGCCGGCCTTGCTCATCAGCCAAATGTTCCCTGCCTTGATTTCTACTCTTCACCTGGACAGGACCCCAGAAAGGAACCTGCAGTGCCTGATACACAACGATTGTATACCAATGGACAATGGGCAGGAAGATTCTTCTCAGAAACGTACGACACACTGGTGATCGGAGAATGTGTCCCTGGAGGGACCACAACAGCACTCTGTATCCTTCGTGCATGCGGGTATCAGGCCCATGTCAGCAGTGCTGCAGCAAAGAGCCCAAAAGAACTCAAAGAGGAGATCGTAACAGTTGTCCTCCAGCGTGCCAAGACTTTAGGGACAAAAAATCCTCTTGACCTCATCAGAGAAGTGGGTGATCCAATGATGGCGGTTGTTGCGGGAATTGCCAGCACCTATACAGGTACACTCTTTCTCGCCGGTGGAACCCAGATGCTGGCAGTTGCCGCTATCGTAAAGGCAATGGGCATGGCGGCTCCAGAAGTGGTCACCACAGTATATGTCCGTGACGATAAGGATGCAAACTGCATTGATCTTGCTGCACAGATTGGAGCACCTCTCACCATCGTCGATCCTGATTTTGGGGCAATAGGGCACTCAGGATTGGTACGATACTGTATTGGAGAGGTGAAAGAAGGGATGGGAGCAGGAGGAGCAATATTTCTAGCCCACCTGATGGGCCATCAGCTCCCTGATATCAAGGAGTCGATTCTCAGATTTGTCACAACCTACTGTCCCTCAAAACCTTTGTAGTCAGCACGCCAACATTTGGGGAGATGCTCCCCATCGCTGTGGTTAATAATCATGGTCAGTTTAACCATCTGATCTCACGGACTCTCAGGGATCTTGATATTGAGTCGATCCTGATTCCAAATACCACTCCCCCTGATGATGTTGCAACCGGATACCGAGGTATCATCCTCGGCGGAGGGCCGGATATCGGTCGTGCAGGCAGATCCGCAGAATATCTGGACCTACAACTTCCTGTGCTCGGGATCTGTCTCGGGCTCCATATCATCGCAACTAAGTTCGGAGGAGAGGTGAAACCCGGACGCATGGGCGGATATGGTGCCGTTACTGTCTCAGTGGTTGACCAGGATGCTATTCTCCAGGGGTATCCTGATAGCATCCAGGTCTGGGCATCCCATGCCGATGAGGTGATCACTGCTCCACCTGGATTTGTTAAGCTGGCTACATCTGACATCTGCGGAAATGAAGCAGTACGGCACCAGGATCTTCCCATCTTCGGGGTTCAGTGGCACCCGGAGGTCAGCCATACCTTTGAAGGGTATCGTGTGTTTGAAAATTTTGAAAAGATCTGCCAGGGTTGAGCAGAATTTCTGACCAGCAATTATACTCAGAGATCGGGAGAACTGACTTCACCTGTATCAGGTGTGGTGCATGCTGCAGGGAGACTGAACCGGGATCAAATCTTGTTCTGGTAAGCCCGGGAGAGGTGAGAACGATCATGGCTGCCACTTCGCTCACATTCGATGAGGTTGCAGAACCATACCCGGACCAGATTCATGAGGGTGATCGAAAGTATACCCTCGGATGGGCACTCAGGCGTGAAGGTGACAGATGCAGGTTTCTTGGTGAAGGAGGCTGCTCGATCTACCAATCCCGCCCCTGGATATGCAGGACATATCCATTTATGATCAATAATGGGAGCCTGATAACATTCCCCTGTAATGGAATAGGAACCAGTACGGGTGAAGAGCCGAGGGTCATAAACCAGATGATACAGGACCTGATAGACCGGCAGCGAGCAGAAACAGCAGAAGAAGAGCGTATTTCAGAAGTCCTTACCCGGGTGAAGATCCCAGACGGAAAACTGGTGGTTATCGATGGAGAAGGCATGAGGATAATGAATGGGTGAGATCAGGATTATCGGGACAGCACATGTCTCACAGAAGAGCGTTGATGAAGTAATCGAGGCGATCGGGGAATGGAACCCGGACGTTGTTGCCATTGAACTTGATCAGGGAAGATACAACGGACTAAAACAGCAGCAGCAGAATCCGGACATCGAAGAGATGCTTCATGCCCAAAATTTTAACCAACTGCTGATCCAGTGGGTTCTCGCATATATTCAGAGAAAAATCGGAATGGATGTGGGAGTGGAACCCGGCGCTGAGATGAAGGCGGCGATCGCTGAGACTGAAGGAAGAGGAATTGAACTCGCTCTGATCGATCGGGATATCAGGGTGACACTTCATCGATTCTGGGCTTCCATGTCGATACTTGAAAAACTCAAGATGTTTTATTCCCTTGCAGGCTCCCTCGTGGTTGCAGATAATGCAAGTGAGATGATCGACATTGAAGAACTTAAGAAAGAGGACTTTGTCACAGTGGCGATGGAAGAGTTCCACAAGTTCTCCCCACGTGGGGCATATGCCTTAATATCTGAACGGGATGCCTACATGTCCTATCATCTGATACAACTTGGGCAGACCCATGAAAGGGTACTTGCAGTGGTAGGAGCGGGCCACCGGAAGGGCATCGACGGATTCCTCAAAAACCCGAAGTCACTCCCTCCGATGCCTAGTCTCGTGGAGACGATCAAAACACGGCCATGGGGAAAGATTTTTGCTGCAGCTGTGATGGTTGTTTTTGCCCTGATCATCCTGGCCATCATCTTCTCAGGAGTCGGGACCGATGTACTCATCCTTGCTCTCATATACTGGGTGATCATACATGGAATTCCGACAATGGTGTGTACCCTTCTTGCAGGCGGACATCCCCTCTCGGCACTGACCGGATTTCTCATCTCACCAATCTCTGCACTGCACCCACTCATCGCAGCGGGATGGTTCTCGGCGATTGTTGAGGCAAAGATCAGAAAACCCCGTCCTTCTGATGTGAAGAAGATCTTTTCGGCAGAATCATTTGCAGAGATGAGGAAGATTCCCCTCTTCAAAGTTGTGCTGGTCGCAGCTCTTGCAAACGTCGGGAGTAGCATCGGAACCTTTGCTTACTTTATCTTCATCTTCCCAATCCTCGGGATTGACCCAAGTGTGCTCCTCTCCACCGGATTTGAAAACATGATTCATGCGATCACAAACCTTTTCACCGGATGAAGGTTTTGTAGTGAACAACTGATGATCCATCCCCCGTATCATCTTTTTTTAGAAAAAATGAAAGATTACCCGGTTCTTCAGACTGGCAGGCTTATTTTAAGGCAGTTCTTTTTTGAAGAGGCATGCATAGTAAGGAACCTTGCCGGTTCTGCAGAGGTCGCCAATGGATGCATACATATACCCCACCCATATGGAATCGGTCTGGCAGAGATCTGGATAGCGTGTCATTCAACATGGTATGCTGAAGGATCGCAGCTCGTCTTTGCAGTTACAAGGAAAGAAGACGGATGGATCATCGGGGCCGTTGGCCTCACATTTGAACATGAACATAACCGTGCCGAGATCGGATACTGGATCGGACTCCCGTTCTGGAACTATGGGTATGCAACCGAAGCTGCAGCAGCAGCCATTACATATGCATTTGATGAGCTCCTCATACACCGTATCACTGCTTTACATTTTGTGAGAAACGTGGCATCAGGGAGAGTACTTGAGAAACTAGGGATGCACCAGGAAGGAATACTCAAAGAACATCTTCTAAAAGACGGTGTCTGGGAGGATGTAATTATCAGAGCCATACTTCGTAGTGAGGGGGGAAACTATTCAGAACCAGGGATAACATGGCATTCAGGTGGTGCGGTATGAGGTTCGCTGTACTCCTATCAGGTGGAAAGGATTCCATTTACTCATGCTGGAGAGCGATGCAGTCTGGTGAAGTCGTCTGTTTTATCACGATACGATCCCGCAACACTGACAGTTACATGTTTCATACCCCGAACATTGATCTGACCCGTCTCCAGGCAGAAGCAGCAGGTATTCCGTTGATCGAATGGCAGACAGCAGGAGAGGAAGAGGCAGAGCTCGATGATCTGAGGGCGGCTTTACGTGAAGCTATCAACACGTATGCAATTGAAGGGGTTGTCTCCGGTGCCATTCAGTCAGTGTACCAGGCTTCACGTGTCCAGCGGATCTGTCTGGAACTAGGGCTCTGGTCATTCAACCCACTCTGGCTCTGTGAACAGGAGGAATACCTGAGCGAACTGATTGAAAACCGGTTTGAGATAATTATCGCAGGAATCTTCTCTGCACCGTTTAATGAGACCTGGCTTGGACGAAGGATCGATCCTGAATTCGTGAACAGGCTACTTTCAATCAGGAGCAAGTACGACATCTCTCTCACCGGAGAAGGGGGAGAGTATGAGAGTTTTGTCTGTGATGCCCCCTTCTTCACCCGTCGTATCGTGATCACCAGATCAGAGATGATATACAAAAATCATAACGGAAGATTCCTGATCACCGGTGCTGAACTGGAGGACAAATGATCGCGATACTTGACTGTACAAATCAGGATCTTCCTCTGCTCAAACGCGAATTTGTTAACCCGATAGAATCGGTCGTGCAGAAAACTGCTCACCATTCAGTAGTTCTCCCGCTTACTGCACACGAGATGCCGGGCGACCTGAAGGGAGTGATTCTGACCGGCACTGCACTCATGGATAATCGGTATCTTACCATCGGACTCCCTGAATGGCTTCAAGAATGGGCCGGGCCGGTAATGGGGATTTGTGCGGGCATGCAGCTGATTGCACTTACCTGTGGAGGAAGACTTGTTCCATCAGAAGCGATTGGGATGACAGAAATCCGGTGCATTGGTGTTGATCGAATACTTGAGGGGAGGGAGCAGTTCACCGGATGGGAACTGCACAGATCAGGGATTGAAGTCAACGGGACCGTAACTGTTCTTGCCAGGTCTGCATCTGGTATTCAGATGATTCGGGCAAACGATCGGCCGTGGTATGGTCTTCTTTTTCATCCAGAAGTGAGAAATGAATGGCTGATCACGAACTTTCTGGACATCTGTGACGAACAGAAATCACCAGAAGATCGTTGTTCTGAATTCTGACTTATTTCAACAGCCAGATTATATCACCCAGAAGAGCCAGATATTAACCAGTTTCAACAGTCCGTATCAGAGAGGAGACCAGAGATGGCAGCAGATAAAGTTTCACAGCGAAAAGAGGATCTCCTTGAGGTAATTTTTGAGATCGTGCAGGACAAGGGGTATGCTAAGTCACGTGATATCGCAGCAGCCCTGCAGATAACCCCTGCAACTGTAACCGATGGGTTTAAACGGCTCTCTGATGCAGGCCTGGTAAATTATGAGCCATACGGCGGGGTTACACTGACAGAAGCAGGGTCACGAATCGCCAGAAGGACAAAGGAATCACATCAGACTCTTCAACGGCTGCTTGAACTAGCGGGTGTAGAGAAAGAAACTGCAGACAGTGAAGCCTGTATCATGGAACACGGGCTCTCCCCTGATTCATGTGACAAAATTAACAGGATTGTTGCTTTCATTGAAGAATGCATAACAGATAGTGAAATGAATCAGCGTTTCAGGGAGATCCTGAATGATTCAGATGCTGCTCACTACCATAAGTAAGAACTTGATGAGCAGACAGATCAGTTCGTGATCTCATTCTTTTGTACTGATATGTATTGATCAAACTCTGAAAGGCCTAGGTTCACACTGTTGCAGTACATCCTGTAGGAAAACGCCAGCCTCCATTAACAGATATTTCAATAACTGAAAACAGAAAATCCCGACTGAAGTCCGGCATTCGCAATCAGGAGACAACCTGATAGCACTCCGGGCTCTGAAATCGGGCGTGGAAACCGGACATATCAATACAGTAAAGAGAAAGGATGCAACCAGGAATCCCTGACGGGATGCAATCAGGGGGATGGGAATGATGAAACCCATCTCCACGGTCATATGGAACGCCGGGGGGTCATCCGGATCTGACACGTGCTGTCTGGTGGGGTTGATGTGTCTGGTAGGTGATCCATGAATGCAGACCGGGGGGCCCGTGGGTCGAACCACCCGATGCAACAGTTGTAATGGAGACCGGTTTTGCCGGCCGGATCGCATACCCGGAAACCGGCGTCACATATGCCACTCAGGAGATGAATCTTTGCGGATATTCCTGGTTACAGACCTTGGAGGCAACACTCCGATATCCGGGGGTATTTACCTCTGATTCAATGGTCAGTGGGTGGGGGGTTAAAGCTTACCCTATACGAGTTAATTATTGAAATTATGCGATATTTTTGCGACGATTCGCTATGATAAATTAAGAAACAGACATTTCAGGTTCAGAAAAAACACCCAATGTCCGGAGAGTTCTGGACGAACATACAATAATTACCATATTCTTTAAAACCAGGCTTAAATTGCCAATATATTTAGAAATAGAGGAGGAGATTCAGTAAAGTCTGAAAAACATTACCTGGTTGTTCCTGTCACCATAGGGGGACTATTCATCGACATATTTGGAATGCGTGGTAATTACAGAACCTTTTTTTCAGAAAAAAAGAGTAACAGAGATATTTATTGGAATTTATATTCAAAAAACGAGAATGCAGATCATGGCCCGCCCCCATGCCCAGTGAGTGATGAAATGGATCTAAAATATCAGGGGGAGGAGATCCCGCTTTTTCTGATAGAATCGATCGAGGATGCAGACCTGTTCAGGATTTGAAATATCTCATCATGAGATAGATTGCCAACCGGTGAGATAATTGATTGTACTGCCTCTTCGCATACATGTCTGACTGCTTCAGTGTGTTCACCCTTTTCAGTACTCACTCCAATTCGCATACTTTCCGGTAAAGCCCGGTTGAAGGGATTCATACTCATATACGGATAGGAGTCGAGCACAGTCAGGACAGCAGGCTGATGTCCTGACTCTGCAAAGGATAACTGGACTGTAGGTGAGTAGAACCAGGCCAGGAACTCCTCTGCACGATCCAAGGATCCATCTTTGAGGATACCGACCCCGTCTATTCGTACGGTGATGGCCCTGAAAGATCCCTCATCTGTGATCTCTCCAGGGAGGGGCAGGTACCCGAGTGAGAGATTATACTCCTGTGCTTTAGCCTGGATACCTGGGAACTGTGAAAACCATGTGATACCCGTTGCAATAGCACCAGAACCAAGTGCATCTGCAACATCTTTGTCACCCCATTTTTCTGCACCAGCAGGTTCATACCGGGAGATGTTTCGCATTGCACTCAGTGCCGATGCTGTTCTGCTGTTATTCCAGGTTCCTGTTGCCACTCCTGATGAGGAATCGCACATTGCTGAACCATACGAGGAGACAAAACTTAACCACGGCGAAGAGATGGGATCTGTCCCATTAAGACCGGCAAACCCGATGCCAGCCAGATGGGATTCATTGCGAGAGAAGAACTCTGCAATGTCAGCGAGTTCTTTGTAACTACCCGGAGCTCCGAGAGGATAGCCGTATGTTAAGCAGAACGCAGCAGACTCATTGGGATCATCAAGGAGATCTGACCGGTATACAATACCGAGTGCATCCTGATTGAAGGGGAGGGCATAGATTGAACCTGATCGATCAGGGTATTCTCCCACCATAATAAGAGACGGGCGTTCAAACACACTCCAGTTGACATCAGGGCTGGAGTTCAGGTAGGTGTTGAGCGGTTCAAGCTGACCTATTGTGGCATAGACAGGAATGCGGCTTATCCCTGCGATGAGAAGATCGCCTTGTGGATGAGATGCTCCATCTTCACCCGGACCATTGACCTGTTTTACTGATACAGACACCCCGGTCTTGTTCTCATATTCGCGGCCAAGTTCCTGAACAGCAGGTAATGCAGAAGGATCATCAACAAGAATTGTTACTCCCGCACTTCCTGGATCTCCTGGTATCACAGGAGTTGTTGTACAGCCACATGCCAACAGGAAGAAAAACAAAACAGTGACAGGCAGCAAAAAACCGAAGAGAGAGGGAGGGGGGAAGATGGAACTGGAACGAATTGATGTGCCGTTAGATGAGAGACGGTCTGATTTCAATTGAGTCATGATAATTTATCCTCCAATGATATGTTCAGTCAGGATCTTCAGACCGATCAGGATCAGAACAATCCCACCTAGTATCTCGGCCTTTGAACCGATATGATCACCAAATCGTTTACCGATCCAGAACCCGGCGCCAGACATAACGACTGCCCCGGTTCCGATGATCAGGGCAGGGAAGAGTATCTGCACCTGCAAAACAGCCATAGAGAGCCCGACAGCAAGTGCATCAATACTTGTGGCAACCGCAAGGACAAGCAGAACTGATACTGAATAAAAGTCGATTCTCTCCTCATCAGAATCAGATAACCCTTCCTGAATCATTTTCCCACCGATGAATCCAAGAAGAATAGCAGCGACCCAGTGATCAAACGGTTCTATCCAGGCAAAGATGAGTGAACCTCCGGTCCACCCCAGGAGCGTCATACCGAATTGAAACAGACCAAAGAGAATGGCGATCCTGGAGATGACGGAGAGCCGTCCCTCTCGAACGGCTATACCCGCAGCGATTGAGACGGCAAAACAGTCCATCCCCAAGCTTACGGCTATTGCAATGACACTTATAAGGTCCACCCTGTCACTCCAGGATCATACGGGGTACACTTGTGAGCCTGTTGTCAAGTTTAGCAGCGGTTACGAATGCGAGATCGGCACGATCGGTCTGATCCATGGCTGCCAGGATTACTCCGGCATTGAACCAGATCTTCGGCATAGTAGGAAACTTTGCCAAGGCCTTCTCGATAGCCGAAAGTGCAGCCTCATATTCACCATCCTTATAAAAGAGAACTGCCAGATAATGCCACCTGATTGAACAATCATCAAAATCTTCAGGAACCAGGGCGAGATCCCGGATGGCTTCTGCACTCATACCAAGTTTATAGTGAATGAATCCACGCCTGAAAAGGTATTCAGAATTTTCAGGCTGTCGTCTGACCAGTACTTCAAAGTCGATTAAGGCTGACTGAAAATCACCTACTTCGAGATGGCACATCCCGCGGTAATAGAGGATGTCAAAATCATCAATACCTCCGTCGATTGCCTGGGAGAAATACGGACAGGCCGCTTTCAGATCTCCATCACGGTACTTTTTTAGACCCAGAATATAGGTCTGCTTTGCCGGATCAGATCCTTCAGTGTTCATTCCTGACTGCATGCACCTGAAGTACTGTACGGTTGCATTCTATTTGGTTATGGTCCTCATGAAACAGTAGAAAATTGTCATGGAAGTGATATGCCCTTATTTCTTCAGGACATCAGAGTCATTTGAGGGATTTGATAACCTTCGATAGCCGTTCCATCCCTTCAGTGATCTGGTTGAGATCCACGGTCGAGAAGTTCAGCCTGATTGTGTTCCCTCCGCCTCTGTCAATGTAAAAAGGGGATCCTGGCATAACAGCAACTCCATTGCTTACTCCTTGCCTGAACACATCCATTGAATCAATACCAGAAGGAAGGGTTACCATCAGGAATATACCACCTTCAGGACTGGTTCGATGAGTCCCAGCCAGAAACCGGTCATCAATGATCTCTTCCATAAGATGACACCGCTCTTCGTATACCCGGGCTGTCTCCCTGATACGTCGATCAATGTCAGTAGTTTCCAGATATCGGGCCAGTATCATCTGGGAAAGCAGATTGGAGTGGAGATCTGCAGCCTGCTTTGCCCTGTTGAACTCTTCAATCACCGGATGAGGGGCCCAGATCCATCCACACCGAAGCCCTGGTGAGATAGTCTTTGAGAATGAACCGGTCATAATGGTCTGATGAGGGAGCCATTTCTTAACCGGTTCCCTTGGTCTTCCATCAAAGAAGAGTTCACCAAACGCATCGTCCTCATACAGAAGAGTGTCCGTTCCATCCAGAATATCAGCGATCTCCCTGCGAATATCGGGAGACCAGGTCATTCCCGATGGATTCTGTGAGTTTGGTATCCCATACCAAAGAACAGGGTTATTATCGGTAACAAGCCCCCTCACTGCATCAGGGTCAGGGCCGATAAGACCATCAAGAGCCTGAACCGGATCAAATACCGGCTCATAATATGAGAAAGCCTCTATCGCTCCCAGGTACCCGGGACGTTCAATAAGGACATGATCACCGGGATCAACAAGGATCTTTGCGACAAGATCAAGACACTGCTGTGAACCGTTTACGATCTGAATATCTTCAGGATCAGCATCAAGGCCGAGCCGGGATCGGTACCGAGATGCAATGTAGGTGCGAAGCGGAAGATATCCGTCGGTAGTTGTATACTGAAGGGCAGTCTTTCCTTCCTGCGCGAACACCTCTTCTGATGCCGATCTGATACCCTCAATATCAAACCTGTTTGCATCTGGCAGGCCACCAGCAAATGAGATCACATCAGGCTGTGAAGAGACACGAAAAAGTTCACCCAGAAATGAAGCAGGCACGTGCGAAAGGCGTTGAGAGAAGCGGTATGATACAGAGCCGCTCATACAATGATAATTAGTAATGAAGGGATGAATCTCTTGCGATGCAATCAGGTACGTATGACGACGATAGAAACCTGGCCCTGTATCCCAGGAGTTACCCTGCTGAGCAAAAGCCTGAATAATAGTTCGGACAATACCCTCATACGAT
This window encodes:
- a CDS encoding tetratricopeptide repeat protein, with amino-acid sequence MQSGMNTEGSDPAKQTYILGLKKYRDGDLKAACPYFSQAIDGGIDDFDILYYRGMCHLEVGDFQSALIDFEVLVRRQPENSEYLFRRGFIHYKLGMSAEAIRDLALVPEDFDDCSIRWHYLAVLFYKDGEYEAALSAIEKALAKFPTMPKIWFNAGVILAAMDQTDRADLAFVTAAKLDNRLTSVPRMILE
- a CDS encoding manganese efflux pump MntP family protein: MDLISVIAIAVSLGMDCFAVSIAAGIAVREGRLSVISRIAILFGLFQFGMTLLGWTGGSLIFAWIEPFDHWVAAILLGFIGGKMIQEGLSDSDEERIDFYSVSVLLVLAVATSIDALAVGLSMAVLQVQILFPALIIGTGAVVMSGAGFWIGKRFGDHIGSKAEILGGIVLILIGLKILTEHIIGG
- a CDS encoding PLP-dependent aminotransferase family protein is translated as MSGSVSYRFSQRLSHVPASFLGELFRVSSQPDVISFAGGLPDANRFDIEGIRSASEEVFAQEGKTALQYTTTDGYLPLRTYIASRYRSRLGLDADPEDIQIVNGSQQCLDLVAKILVDPGDHVLIERPGYLGAIEAFSYYEPVFDPVQALDGLIGPDPDAVRGLVTDNNPVLWYGIPNSQNPSGMTWSPDIRREIADILDGTDTLLYEDDAFGELFFDGRPREPVKKWLPHQTIMTGSFSKTISPGLRCGWIWAPHPVIEEFNRAKQAADLHSNLLSQMILARYLETTDIDRRIRETARVYEERCHLMEEIIDDRFLAGTHRTSPEGGIFLMVTLPSGIDSMDVFRQGVSNGVAVMPGSPFYIDRGGGNTIRLNFSTVDLNQITEGMERLSKVIKSLK
- a CDS encoding extracellular solute-binding protein; translation: MTQLKSDRLSSNGTSIRSSSIFPPPSLFGFLLPVTVLFFFLLACGCTTTPVIPGDPGSAGVTILVDDPSALPAVQELGREYENKTGVSVSVKQVNGPGEDGASHPQGDLLIAGISRIPVYATIGQLEPLNTYLNSSPDVNWSVFERPSLIMVGEYPDRSGSIYALPFNQDALGIVYRSDLLDDPNESAAFCLTYGYPLGAPGSYKELADIAEFFSRNESHLAGIGFAGLNGTDPISSPWLSFVSSYGSAMCDSSSGVATGTWNNSRTASALSAMRNISRYEPAGAEKWGDKDVADALGSGAIATGITWFSQFPGIQAKAQEYNLSLGYLPLPGEITDEGSFRAITVRIDGVGILKDGSLDRAEEFLAWFYSPTVQLSFAESGHQPAVLTVLDSYPYMSMNPFNRALPESMRIGVSTEKGEHTEAVRHVCEEAVQSIISPVGNLSHDEIFQILNRSASSIDSIRKSGISSP